In Babylonia areolata isolate BAREFJ2019XMU chromosome 19, ASM4173473v1, whole genome shotgun sequence, a single window of DNA contains:
- the LOC143294004 gene encoding metal transporter CNNM4-like, translating to MACSTFSAVFFIVYMGFSVTATAGANTNYTQVFALLPREVSVDRTKEGILKLLPNVHQNLQLIGINFGDDMEIAFTPSPEEGTRDCDSSKRTSAFKPKAVNSKRTGAVFEVTLDKLDPGEEKYYLCVKQSTTWELQGSEPWQQITIKEVTEGSGTLLPLPVQIVIVFFLLFLSGLFSGLNLGLMALDKTELQIIEKCGSKTEKKYAKTITPLRKRGNFLLCTLLLGNVMVNSTATILLDDLSNGIVAVIVSTICIVVFGEIIPQAVCSRHGLAVGARTAYITRFFMIVTFPLSFPISLLLDKILGEEIGQVYDKEKLQELIRMTADHKVLQNDEANIIAGALQLASKRVEDVMTKIEDVYMLDVNTVLDFEMMSKILKSGYTRVPVYDGDKTNIVHLLNTKELALIDPDNNTPLKTVCRFYDHQPLFVDYDMRLDAMLQDFLQGKSHMAIVQCLQNEGDHDPFFENIGVVTLEDVIEEIIQSEIIDETDILTDNRKKKPRERQHQLEYDVFDQKHEHGPRISQQVAFAAYQFLSTAVEPFKEQYITRSVLKQLIRKKIFITMTPSNDDMDKNFIYKRGRDCDYFILLLEGHVEVEIGKENLMFESGPFTYFGVKSLDCLRDIKMESLKDSQDLRHLPLYSPDFSVRAITAVQFLRIRRVHYLAARRTSCMMGSNPGEDGSQEEAFHKEWHRTQADAMSRNTSVGGMCDIGEPSLSPLEIVQKRALASESSLKDRVVMANAAQASKDSPEEKGVQDTSESQASSGSLKTHSSKGSLLSSTSLPGDGKARTQAPSRENVTEVLISPPPPQEKDSGAMGEGGKPSGDGNNPSAAGYLCDGDAKGVGVGSGRKEVDLSPEEGGGGVGDRVPLVSIKEKDQRTTLTGQNGLAEEEDESCPLVSKQQEGGATTNLC from the exons ATGGCCTGCTCGACGTTTTCTGcggtttttttcattgtttacaTGGGATTTTCAGTGACAGCGACAGCAGGAGCGAACACGAACTACACACAAGTGTTCGCCCTTCTTCCTAGAGAAGTGTCAGTCGACCGCACGAAAGAAGGGATATTGAAACTTTTGCCGAATGTTCATCAAAACCTGCAATTGATTGGCATTAATTTTGGCGATGATATGGAAATCGCATTCACTCCTAGTCCAGAAGAGGGCACACGGGATTGCGACTCAAGTAAGAGGACAAGTGCGTTCAAACCGAAAGCTGTGAATAGCAAACGGACAGGTGCAGTGTTCGAGGTGACTTTAGACAAATTAGACCCGGGAGAAGAAAAGTACTATTTGTGTGTTAAACAGTCTACAACATGGGAATTACAAGGTTCGGAGCCTTGGCAACAAATAACCATCAAAGAGGTGACTGAAGGAAGTGGTACACTGCTGCCCTTACCAGTTCAGATTGTCATAgtcttcttccttctgtttctttcgGGTTTATTTAGCGGCTTGAACCTAGGTCTTATGGCACTTGATAAAACCGAATTGCAGATCATTGAAAAATGTGGTtcaaagactgaaaaaaagtaTGCAAAAACTATTACACCACTTAGGAAAAGAGGTAATTTCCTTCTTTGTACACTGCTTTTAGGAAATGTGATGGTAAACAGTACAGCAACAATCCTTCTTGATGATCTGTCCAATGGAATTGTGGCTGTAATTGTTTCGACTATCTGTATTGTGGTGTTTGGTGAGATTATCCCACAAGCTGTGTGTTCTCGTCATGGCCTGGCAGTTGGTGCAAGGACAGCGTACATCACTCGCTTCTTCATGATTGTTactttccccctttcctttcccaTCAGCTTACTGCTGGATAAAATTCTGGGTGAAGAAATAGGCCAAGTGTATGACAAAGAGAAACTCCAAGAATTGATCCGCATGACAGCTGACCATAAAGTGCTGCAAAATGATGAAGCGAATATCATAGCTGGTGCCCTGCAGCTGGCTAGTAAGCGCGTGGAAGATGTGATGACCAAGATTGAAGATGTGTACATGCTAGATGTGAACACAGTCCTGGATTTTGAAATGATGTCGAAGATTCTAAAATCTGGATACACACGAGTGCCTGTGTATGATGGAGACAAGACCAATATTGTTCACTTGCTGAACACCAAGGAGCTGGCTCTCATTGACCCTGACAACAACACGCCCTTGAAAACGGTCTGTCGTTTCTATGACCACCAGCCCTTGTTCGTGGATTATGACATGAGGCTGGATGCCATGTTGCAAGATTTTCTCCAAG GCAAATCCCACATGGCCATTGTCCAGTGTTTACAAAATGAAGGGGACCATGATCCATTCTTCGAGAATATCGGCGTTGTCACATTGGAGGATGTCATTGAAGAAATCATCCAGTCAGAGATCATTGACGAAACTGACATACTGA CCGACAACCGTAAGAAGAAGCCCCGAGAACGTCAGCACCAGCTGGAGTATGATGTGTTTGACCAGAAGCATGAACATGGTCCCCGGATTTCCCAGCAGGTGGCCTTCGCTGCCTACCAGTTCTTGTCCACTG CTGTGGAGCCTTTCAAGGAACAGTACATCACCAGGAGTGTGCTGAAACAGCTGATCCGGAAGAAGATCTTCATCACCATGACCCCCAGCAATGACGACATGGACAAAAACTTCATCTACAAGCGTGGAAGGGATTGTGACTACTTCATTCTGTTGCTGGAGG GACACGTGGAGGTGGAGATTGGCAAGGAAAACCTGATGTTTGAAAGTGGGCCGTTCACCTACTTTGGTGTGAAGAGCTTGGATT GTCTGCGTGACATCAAGATGGAGTCCTTGAAGGACTCTCAGGACCTTCGCCACCTGCCGCTGTACTCCCCGGACTTCTCAGTGCGCGCCATCACCGCAGTGCAGTTCCTGCGAATCCGGCGTGTACACTACTTGGCTGCCCGCCGCACGTCCTGCATGATGGGTTCGAACCCCGGGGAGGACGGCAGCCAGGAGGAGGCCTTCCACAAGGAGTGGCACCGCACGCAGGCCGACGCCATGTCACGCAACACCAGCGTTGGGGGCATGTGCGACATTGGGGAGCCGAGCCTGAGCCCACTGGAGATTGTGCAGAAGCGGGCCCTGGCCTCGGAGAGCTCCCTGAAGGACCGCGTCGTCATGGCCAATGCTGCCCAGGCCTCCAAGGACAGCCCCGAGGAGAAGGGCGTTCAAGACACCTCGGAGAGCCAGGCCAGTTCGGGGTCCCTCAAGACGCACAGCTCCAAGGGAAGTTTGCTGTCCAGCACCAGCCTGCCCGGCGACGGCAAGGCCAGGACGCAGGCTCCGTCCAGGGAGAACGTGACAGAGGTGCTGATATCCCCGCCACCTCCCCAGGAGAAAGACAGCGGcgcgatgggggagggggggaagcccTCTGGCGACGGCAACAACCCCTCTGCGGCTGGGTATCTGTGTGATGGTGACGCcaagggcgtgggggtggggtcggggaggAAAGAGGTGGACCTGTCCccggaggaaggtgggggtggtgtgggggaccgGGTGCCACTGGTGAGTATCAAGGAAAAGGATCAGAGGACTACCCTGACGGGTCAGAACGGGCTGgccgaggaggaggatgaaagctGCCCTTTGGTCAGCAAGCAGCAAGAGGGTGGGGCCACCACCAACCTGTGTTAG